The sequence GATCATATGGATGTTTCGtttttaataatatatatatacaaaaaaatagCTAATAACAATATTGTATTCCTCTTCCTGTTGTGTAGAATACGCTTGAACACGCTTGCACTTGTGTAAATAAACGTTTACTCAAAAATGTATTATGAATCAAAAGTAGGCCAAGCCCCTATTCACACAACTGACATGGCTAATATTATTTATAATTCTGAGACGTTTACAATATCCCACAACAAAAGTTACACCTATTCTAAAACATGGCCACTCTGGACTCCGAGTGTGACCATATGCTGCAGGTTTGCCAAAGTGTGACTTGACTGACACCTCACCACCGTGGCGCATGGACATGTTGGGTAGTGTCAATGCGCAATTTGACACGAGCACCATGGCCCGATATATAGAAGGCGTCTGACTCGACTTTGTGATCACTCTCAATCGCAAACTCTCAGAGGATTTGCTCGGGACACTATATCATCAGAAACCATGGAGAATATCATCTCTCATTGTGGATTAACTGGCGCAATCACCGGAGGAAACTCTGTTCAACAGCCCGCTAATTTGTGGAGACCTTGGGATGCCAAAGCAGGCAGGGAATGCAGGGCCGCGACACACATGGTTAGTACAGACTACTTTCAAAACTAAATTATTCGTGTCAATAGTTTGTAGAGGAATTAAGTTTGATGTTTCATAGGTTTAGCTATAGTGGACGAAATGCTAACATGATTGTCTTTCTTTATCCCCTCGCAGCCTTACACAAAGACAATTGGAGGATTTCCAGACATCAAACACTGCAAGAGTCCTCAGATCACTCACCCAGTAAAGTAAGTGAAATTGCCTCAGTAATATCACCAACATACACAGGCTACATTATTAAATATATGCGTCTCTGTTTGTGCGTAATGGTGATTGAGATGGGCATTCTCTCCATATCCGTTCTCAATTATATCCTCGCCTACTTTGTATTTCCCATTCAAACTCCTAACGTGAGACCGTTTTGTTCTCTAGGTTGTTCTGGCCCAAATCGAGATGCTTCGATTATCTGTACCAGGATGCAGATATGCTTCTGCGCAACTACCCAGTCCAAGCAACCATCTGCCTCTACGAAGACTCGAgcagtgatgatgatgaggacGATAGTGATGATGACGATGAAGAAGACAGCGTGAAGGAGCTGAATTTTTAAAAAGCCCTTTCTCTCCAATTGAAAAAACACTGAATGTATATTTTAATATGAAATTATAATATATCGGTGCATAATTTATTTTTTGTAAATATCTGTAAATATGACTAACGAATGACTGACACATTTGTTAGGGTAAACAGCATTTTATAATTTATATTTCATAATGGTCTACCTTTATTTAATTTTGTATCAACGTTGTAATAAAACAGTTATAAACTCATCAATGAGCTCCTTGAATCTGTGGATAGGTTGGTTCTTCTTCAACAATCATTCAAAAAGGTTTATTTTGAGGACTAAATCTCTTCCTTCGATTAGTTTAATTGACTTTGCTATCTATTATGTCCACCACTACCTTGAATCAAATTCTATTCTAGCCTCTTGATCAAAAGAGTAATGAGATCCAGGGGCACAACTTTCCCTGGGGATGGAGGGGACAtgtccccccacattctgaaattgcatttttgtcacaCCCCCCAGTTGTATCATTGGAATGTGTTACAAAACGAGGaatggtgtgctttaggaccatgtggacgCCTCCAAGCAGCCGGGTAGGCTGTTTGGCGTGTTTATCTGACTGGAtagatttaaaatatatatatatatatatatttatgtccCCCCACTTCCAAAACCAAAGTTTCGCCCCTGATCAGATATATAATTTTGCTGAATACAAAATCTATGAACACCATGCATTTATTAGGACCTCTGGTCTAGTAAGTTCCCATGACAAAGATTCTCTCTCGTATGTATTGATTCACTCAAGACAGATGTTCATTCAAAAATAAAGACGAGTGGTTTCATTGAACACTGACAGTGATCATTGAGGTGTAAGCTACAGTCGAGGAATGATCTGAGACCAAGGTTGCATACATCACTTGGACTGTTGGCCAAGAGCACGTGCGACAGTGTCAGTGTCGCTTACCACTTCCTCTCGTAAAACAACAAAGTGCATAAACAAACAGACTCTCAGTGAGCATGAAAACTCCCTCCTCATTAATGCCAAATGTGTGAGCGCCAAATGTTCGGAATGCACACTGTCCATATTAAAAGTAATAGACCTAATATTTGTAATTATGTCTCACAGAGTCACATCAGAATcagacgttcatccatgtatatCAAATGTCAAATTTAGAAGTTGTTGCAAACTTCAGATTttaaagtgtttaaggttaagtttaggtattaactctgaaatcttaaggttagacattaacttcacatttttaaggttagggttaagtttagacattaacCCTGAATGATTAAgctaagggttaagtttagacatTAAATCTGAAtgattaaggtaagggtaaaggtttgggataggcttaaaactaaCATCACAAAAGCAACTTTTTATCTCTGGATTCAAACTTTGAATCAAAGGCAAATGTTTacacccatccaccatccaccatccccatttaCATTCATTTGTATTGTATGTGAACTACTGTCATTGCCATTAGGACTCATTAGATAATAAATATGAAACATTTAGCATGATATTACATGTGGACAGTAGATTTATAAAATCATAGAAGCCACCCCGATGCCCTAACTCATACATGATGTGTTACTGTCTGGCTGTGTTAGTTACCTGCCTTAACTCATACATGATCCACTATAGAGGACATTTATTGACAAGCTCTTATTTAGCTCTTATTTAATGTGAAAAAATATTACACTGCTCTGAAAACTCCCCCAAACTATACCTGAGATATTTACCGATTAGAAACTATTTGAATATCAAActcacaaaaataaaaataaatgtacattTCACAATTACACACACTTACAATCAAATATGCTAATGGTGATGGGAACCATTTTGAAGAACTAGAAAGAAAAAATGATCCAGGTCCCACTTGAAAAGCCCAGAATGTTCTCTCAAAGGTACAACAGGACCTAACACAGCGGCATGTATGGCCTTAGAGATGCAGACCAAAATCTAATGTCCATTAAAGAGGACAAAAATGAACAGCTGTGTCGCAGGAATCTATTAAAATTATATCTGTGGCCTGGAAATTTAAATTtaaatagttaaatagttaaatagTAAGACTTTCCATTGTTTCAAATTATTGCATGTCTATAGCCTATACTTATGAATAACAGGACATTTCACAGATATATTCTTTCTGAGTGTGCACATGCGTCTAGCCTACTCATGTTACTGGCAATGTGAACTTTTCATCCACCATCACATTTTTCCCATGGTTTGGTGTAATGTTGAAGATAACACTGTCAATGGGTGGGTGTTGCTTATCCAGGTGTGAAGAATGCACACCTTCAGTGGTGGGTGACTCAGCACTGCATGAGCTAAATCATGACGTCCCACGCCCATTCAACTTCTGACCTGATCATTAATATATCAATGTGGGCACAACACATAACAATTCTAGATTAATACATAATTCAACCCCCCTCTCACTCTGGCTCTCTTTGtctctaagtctctctctctctctctctctctctctctctctctcaattaaattcaaaggggctttattggcatgggaaacatgcttacattgccaaagcgtgtggaatagataataaacaaagtgaaataaacaatcagaaattaacagtaaacattacactccaaaaatgtttttaaagaaaataaacatttaaaatgttatattattggctatgtatagtgttgtaacaatgtgcaataGTTAAAGTaagaaagggaaaataaatagactgttacggttttctatcgaaagagaggaggaccaaaatgtagcgtggttattttgattcatggttctttaataaagaaactacacatgaacaaactaacaaaacaagaaccgTGACGTGAAAACCTAAACTGCCTTATCTGGTACAAacaaacactgagacaggaacaatcacccacgaaacactcaaagaatatggctgcctaaatatggttcccaatcagagacaacgataaacacctgcctctgattgagaaccactccagacagccatagactattctagataaccccactatacaAAAACctcaagacaaaacacaccacataatgaacccatgtcacaccctggcctaaccaaaataataaagaaaacacaaaatactaagacagaacccccccccaaggtgcggactcccggccgcacacctaaacccataggggagggtccgggtgggcgtctgtccacggtggcggctccggcgcgggacgtggaccccactccaacaaaGTCTTAGTCCGCATGCATCGCGTCCTTAGATTGGTAGTAACCCTAACCAacggccccactggactgaggggcagctccggactgaggggtagctctagactgaggggtagctctagactgaggggtagctctggactgaggggtagctctagactgaggggtagctcgggactgaggggtagctctggactgaggggtagctctagactgaggggtagctcgggactgaggggaagctcgggactgaggggatgctcgggactgaggggaagctcgggactgagaggaagctcagtactgagaggaagctcaggcaggtagatggctctggcagatcctggctggctggtggttctggcagatcctggctgactggcggttccggcagatcctggctgactggcggttccggcagatcctggctgactggcggatcctggctgactggcggatcctggctgactggcagctctggcggctcctggcagactggcagctccttgcagactggcagctctggctgctccttgcagactggcagctctggctgctccttgcagactggcagctctggctgctccttgcagactggcagctctggctgctccttgcagactggcagctctggcagcgctgaacaggcgggagactccggcagcgcagtagaggaggaaggctctggcagcgctaaacaggcgggagactccggcagcgctgtaaaggaggaaggctccggcagcgctgtaaaggaggaaggctctggcagcgctggacaggcaaggcgcactgtaggcctgatgcgtggtgctggcactggtggtactgggccgagaacacgcacaggaagcctggtgcggggagctgccaccggaggactggtgcgtggaggtggtactggatagaccggaccgtacaggcgcactggagctcttgagcaccgagcctgcccaaccttacctggttgaatgctcccggtcgccctgacAGTAAACAGGGGGTGCAAGTAACCGGaacgttgcaagttcaaacccccgagctgacaaggtacaaatctgtcattctgcccctgaacaggcagttaacccactgttcctaggccgtcattgaaaataagaatttgttcttaactgacttgcctggttaaataaaggtaaaataaaaaaaacataaaaattaaattaaaacagtgcggcgaggtggaatagcccgcacagggctatgcaggcgaaccggggacaccgagcgcaaggctggtgccatgtaagccggcccaaggaattgcactggagaccagatgcgtagagccggcttcatgacacttggctcgatgcttactctagcccggccgatacgcggagctggtatgtaccgcaccgggctatgcacccgcactggagacacaccacagcataacacggtgcctgcccggtctctctagccccccggtaagcacaggaagttggcgcaggtctcctacctggcgtcgccatactccctgtgagccccctcccaatacatttttggggctgactcgggcttccatccgcgccgccgtgctgcctcctcataccagctcCTCTCCGccttcgccgcctccagttcttctttggggcggcgatattctccaggctgagcccagggtcctttaccatccaatatctcctcccatgtccagaaatctggatttcgctgctcctgctgccgctgcctgtcaccacgccgcttggtcctgttgtggtgggtgattctgttcacggttttcttccgtcgaaggagaggaggaccaaaatgtagcgtggttattttgattcatggttctttaataaagaaactacacatgaacaaactaacaaaacgagAACCGTgacgtgaaaacctaaacagccttatctggtgcaaacaaacactgagacaggaacaatcacccacgaaacactcaaagaatatgtctggctgactggcggatcagagacaacaataaacacctgcctctgattgagaaccactccagacagccatagactattctagataaccccactataccacaatcccaatacctacaaaaaccccaagacaaaacacaccacataataaacccatgtcacaccctggcctgaccaaaataataaagaaaacacaaaatactaagaccagggcgtgacatagacagatatacagtaccagtcaaaagtttggacgtatctacttattcaagggtttttctttattttactattttctacattgtagaataatagtgaaagcatcaaaactacgaaataacacatatagaatcatgtagtaatcaaaaaagtgtcaaacaaatcaaaatatattttatatttgacatttttcaaagcagccgccctttgccttgatgcgggctcctgagtggtgcagcggtctaaggcactgcatctcagtgcaagaggcgtcactatagtccctggtccaggctgtatcacatccggccgtgattgggagtcccatagggcggcacacaattggcccagcatcattcaggtttggccagggtaggccgtcattgtaaataagaatggcttgccatttttaaaaagacagccttgcacgctcttggcattctctcatccagaaggtcgtcacctggaatgcatttcaattagcaggtgttCCTTCTTAAAAGTTTTCTTGGTTTTTCttggtccagttgccaggaccccAAATACAAATTCCATATAGACAGCAATGCCCTAGAGGACGCAAAAAacgatatacagtatatcacaaaagtgagtacacccctcacatttttgtaaatatttgagtatttcttttcatgtgacaacactgaagaaatgacactttgctacaatgtaaagtagtgagtgtacagcttgtataacagtgtaaatgttttgtcccctcaaaataactcaacacacagccattaatgtctaaacctctggcaacaaaagtgagtacacccctaagtgaaaatgtccaaatatGCTGTATGCCTCatcctaaacatcagcaccacaggtaacttccacacagCTGTGAAGGATCTGAGTGAAAGGCAAAGCAGAtcctgttctgatgaaaccagggttgaactctttggcctgaatgccaagcgtcacgtctggaggaaacctggcaccatcccccctgaagcattgtggtggcagcatcatgctgtcgggatgtttttcagctgcagggaaagcgagactagtcaggatcgagggaaagatgaacgcagaaaagtacagagagatccttgatgcgCTCAGgactgctccagagcgctcaggacctcagactgcggcgaaggttcaccttccaacaggacaacgaccctaagcacacagccaagacaacgcaggagtagcttcgggaaaagtctctgaatgtccttgagtggcccagccagagcacggacttgaaccaatcaaacatctctggagagacctgaaaatagctgtgcagagatgcttcacatccaacctgacagagcttgagaggatctgcagagaagaatgggagaaattccccaaatacaggtgtgccatacCCATGAAGACTtgtggctgtaatcgctgccaaaggtacttcaacaatgTAATGAGTAAAGGTTCGGAATACTTACGTAAAggtgatatttaagttttttatttttaatacatttgcaaacattaaaaaaaaaattgcttggtcgttatggggtactgtgtttatattgatttaatcaatttcagaataaggctgtaacgtaacaaaatgtggaaaaagtcaaggggtctgaatactttccggaggCACTGTATGAAGCAAGcgatagaaccctttttggttctatggTTCTATGGTTCGATAGATCAAGTCTGTTT is a genomic window of Oncorhynchus nerka isolate Pitt River linkage group LG24, Oner_Uvic_2.0, whole genome shotgun sequence containing:
- the ripply2 gene encoding protein ripply2 — its product is MENIISHCGLTGAITGGNSVQQPANLWRPWDAKAGRECRAATHMPYTKTIGGFPDIKHCKSPQITHPVKLFWPKSRCFDYLYQDADMLLRNYPVQATICLYEDSSSDDDEDDSDDDDEEDSVKELNF